Below is a genomic region from Granulicella sp. L56.
AGTCCACAAACATCCGACACCGCTGCTCACTGATAAGCTCCGCATCCGCCTCTGTCGCCAATCTCGTCTCGAACATCCATCCAGTATAAGAACCTATCCAAAAGCTCTAAAACAACCTCACCTAATCTCAAGCTCAAAAACCACGCCATTTCGACCGGACCCTGAGCGAAGTCGAAGGGGTAGTGGAGAAACCCCTGTATTTCGTCTTTGTTCTTGCCGTTGCCTGTTCCTGATCGGTTTAATCGGTGCAAATCGGTGTTAAGTATTTCCACCTTAAACAGATTCCAGGAGGCCACCGTCTCGCCGCAAGTACCATAGACCTGATGCCTCCCCCTGCACTTGCTTTCGACCGCACCAACATCAAGCCGGGCGACCGCATCTGCGTCGCCATCTCAGGCGGCGCAGACTCCGTAGCCCTCCTGCTCACCGTTCACGCCGCCAATACTGCGAAGCGAGACGCCCTCGGCGTCGGCCTGAGCGCCGCCCATGTCCACCACGGCATCCGCGCCGCCGAAGCCGACACCGACCAGCAATTTGTCGAAGCACTCTGCGCACGCCTCGACATTCCCCTCCACCTCCATAGCGCCAGCGTCCCCGACCGTGTCGCCAAAACCGGCGAGACCATCGAAGAGGCAGCCCGCTACGTCCGCTACGACTACTTCGCCTCGCTCATCGCCACCGGCGAGGCCGACTCCATCCTCACCGCCCACACCCTCGACGATCAGGCCGAAACCGTCCTGATGAAGCTCCTCCGCGGAGCCTGGACCGAGGGCCTCAGCGCCATTCACCCCGTAGTTCAAGTCCTCGGCACCCGCCCCGGCAAGATCCTCCGCCCCTTCCTCAACACCCGCCGCACCGAGATCGAGGCCTATCTCAATCAGGTCAACCAGCCCTGGCGCGAAGACTCCACCAACACCGACACCACCTACACCCGCAACCGCATCCGTCAGGAGCTGATGCCCCAGCTCCGCCAGTACAACCCCAGTCTCGACCAGACCCTCGCCAATCTCGCCGAACTCGCCCGCGAAGAAGAGGCGCGCTGGCAGGCCGAGCTAAGTCGCCTGCTCCCACAGATTTTGCTCCCCGGCAAGCCCGTCCGCGGCGGCGGACGCTCCGTCAGCACCGCCCCCGGCGAGGCCACCGTAGCCATTGAACTCGACCGCCTCCGCACCCTCGATCCCGCTCTGCGCCGCCGCGTCCTCCGCGCCGCTGCCCGCCAGCTCGGAGCACGCCTCAGCTTCGACGAGACCTCCCGCCTTCTCGCCCTTTGTGGATTTTTGGCCCTTCCCACGGTAGCCGCCCGCACAGGGGCAGCGCTTCATCTCTCCAACCAGCTCCGCGCCGAGCGCTCCCACCGCGAACTCCGCCTGTTTCTCGAGAAATAGGCCTCATCCAGCCGCAATACCTTTGGTCACAAACATCCAGAATTCAACAACCCGAATCCCCAGCCAAAGAGTAGAATCTAACTACTTGACTCGGTAGGACGATTCTCCAGGACGGCGCTTAAACGTTCTTCCCGGCACTTTCCCCTACCGGTGTCGTCTAACGATGTAGGCTTCCGGAGCTTTTGGCATTCCCGGCAGCTGGGTCCAGCAAGCGCCAGAGCGTCCCAGGGTTGCTGCAAAGACCGGAAAATAGAGGAAATTCGCTTTGAACTCGACTGTCAAACAAATTCTGATCTGGGTCTTCATGGCAACGTGTCTCTTCGTCGCCTGGCAGTTTGTTGTCAAGAACACGGGCGCGGGTCAGGACAAGGCCATCAGCCTCACCCAGCTCCTCAACGACGCCGACGCGGGCAAGATCGGTGACGTCGTGGTCAACGGCTCCGAAGTAACCGGCCACTATCGCGACGACGCCAAGAACCAGTTCCACACCGTCATTCCGGCCAACTACCCGGACATGTACACGACGCTCCGCAGCCATGGCGTCAACATCAACGTCAAGGACACCAGCGGCAGCACCTGGCTGAACCTGCTCATCAATCTGGCTCCCTTCGCCCTTCTGCTCGGTCTCTGGTTCTTCATGATTCGCCAGATGCAGTCCGGCGGCAACAAGGCCATGAGCTTTGGCAAGAGCAAGGCGCGCTTGCTCTCCATGCAGCAGAAGAAGATCACCTTCAAGGACGTCGCCGGAGTCGATGAGGCCAAGGAAGAGCTCAAGGAGATCATCGAGTTCCTGCGCGAGTCGCAAAAGTTCCAGCGCCTCGGCGGACGCATCCCCAAGGGCGTCCTGCTCGTCGGGCCTCCGGGCACCGGCAAGACCCTGCTCGCCCGCGCAGTCGCCGGCGAAGCCAACGTCCCCTTCTTCTCCATCTCCGGTTCGGACTTCGTTGAGATGTTTGTCGGCGTCGGCGCAAGCCGCGTCCGCGACCTCTTCGAGCAGGGCAAAAAGAACGCCCCCTGCATCATCTTCATCGACGAGATCGACGCCGTAGGCCGTCACCGTGGCGCTGGCCTCGGCGGCGGACACGACGAGCGTGAGCAGACCCTCAACCAGCTTCTGGTCGAGATGGACGGCTTCGAAGCCAACGACGGCGTCATCCTCATCGCCGCCACCAACCGCCCCGATGTGCTCGACCCCGCGCTCCTCCGCCCCGGCCGCTTCGATCGCCGCGTCATCGTCGATCGTCCCGACATCCGTGGCCGCGAAGAGATCCTCAAGGTCCACTCCAAGAAAGTCCCCATGGCCGAGGACGTCAACCTCAACATCCTCGCTCGCGGCACACCGGGCTTCAGCGGAGCCGACCTGGCCAACATGGTCAACGAAGCAGCTCTCACCGCCGCCCGCTTCAACCGCAAGTCGGTCCACATGTACGACTTCGAAGTGGCCAAAGACAAGGTCATGATGGGTGCCGAGCGCAAATCCATGCTCCTCACCGACGAAGAAAAGCGTGTCACCGCCTATCACGAGGCCGGTCACACCCTCGTCTCCGCCCTGCGCGAGCACTCCGACCCGCTACATAAGGTCACCATCATCCCACGCGGTATGGCCCTCGGCGTCACCGTCTACCTGCCAGAAGAGGACCAGCACACCGTCACCCGCGACTATCTCGAAACCCGCCTCGCCACCCTCATGGGCGGACGCTGCGCCGAAGAGATCTTCCTCAAGAAGATGACCACAGGCGCCGGTAACGACATCGAGCGCTCCACCGAATTGGCCCGCAAGATGGTCTGCGAGTTCGGCATGAGCAATCTCGGCCCCATGACCTACGGCAAGAAGGAGCAGGAAGTCTTCCTGGGTCGCGAGATCGGCCAGCATCGCGACTTCTCCGACGACACCGCCAAGCAGATTGACGCTGAGGTTCGCCGTTTCGTCGAGGCCGCTTACAAGTCCGCCTACACCATCCTCGACTCCAACCAGGACATCATGCACCGCATGGCCACCGCCCTGCTCGAGCGCGAGACCCTGGATGCAGCCGAGATCAAACTCATCATCGAAGGCAAGGAACTCCCCGCCGTCCGTTCCGCGCTCTCCGGCGTAGACCCCGGCAGCGGCGGC
It encodes:
- the tilS gene encoding tRNA lysidine(34) synthetase TilS → MPPPALAFDRTNIKPGDRICVAISGGADSVALLLTVHAANTAKRDALGVGLSAAHVHHGIRAAEADTDQQFVEALCARLDIPLHLHSASVPDRVAKTGETIEEAARYVRYDYFASLIATGEADSILTAHTLDDQAETVLMKLLRGAWTEGLSAIHPVVQVLGTRPGKILRPFLNTRRTEIEAYLNQVNQPWREDSTNTDTTYTRNRIRQELMPQLRQYNPSLDQTLANLAELAREEEARWQAELSRLLPQILLPGKPVRGGGRSVSTAPGEATVAIELDRLRTLDPALRRRVLRAAARQLGARLSFDETSRLLALCGFLALPTVAARTGAALHLSNQLRAERSHRELRLFLEK
- the ftsH gene encoding ATP-dependent zinc metalloprotease FtsH, producing the protein MNSTVKQILIWVFMATCLFVAWQFVVKNTGAGQDKAISLTQLLNDADAGKIGDVVVNGSEVTGHYRDDAKNQFHTVIPANYPDMYTTLRSHGVNINVKDTSGSTWLNLLINLAPFALLLGLWFFMIRQMQSGGNKAMSFGKSKARLLSMQQKKITFKDVAGVDEAKEELKEIIEFLRESQKFQRLGGRIPKGVLLVGPPGTGKTLLARAVAGEANVPFFSISGSDFVEMFVGVGASRVRDLFEQGKKNAPCIIFIDEIDAVGRHRGAGLGGGHDEREQTLNQLLVEMDGFEANDGVILIAATNRPDVLDPALLRPGRFDRRVIVDRPDIRGREEILKVHSKKVPMAEDVNLNILARGTPGFSGADLANMVNEAALTAARFNRKSVHMYDFEVAKDKVMMGAERKSMLLTDEEKRVTAYHEAGHTLVSALREHSDPLHKVTIIPRGMALGVTVYLPEEDQHTVTRDYLETRLATLMGGRCAEEIFLKKMTTGAGNDIERSTELARKMVCEFGMSNLGPMTYGKKEQEVFLGREIGQHRDFSDDTAKQIDAEVRRFVEAAYKSAYTILDSNQDIMHRMATALLERETLDAAEIKLIIEGKELPAVRSALSGVDPGSGGEPQKVLKPESGRKPGFGEGHTSPA